One Sphaeramia orbicularis chromosome 21, fSphaOr1.1, whole genome shotgun sequence DNA window includes the following coding sequences:
- the LOC115412313 gene encoding uncharacterized protein LOC115412313 isoform X1, with protein MRQTMEDGVSDVLSSVVTDVGQAVSRNVGGAEVLHELLSAPWLHALMKSYECLLQFQRLKPSPFLPYSSGLSHEIMTVMKKIHHPSAEVRELYGLLNSPHIQALLSSHDSIAQSDFEPVLPPLPEEFPEDEEAMRIVCLVKNNQPLNGDGCRGSIGRVGVIRSRWSSLRRLTLERLIPARRAWSGEELSMTESEARLLPLPRGGQSRPSLPRYQSTGSCCLCPQTTELWRKGLNHSAPSIFSPTSCSVSLLEKPKPSDGAFTGGNSDDYAYPPPPVPAYTLSLPNSPVLYTKGAVGGHSRNIPTPGRTPSCSGIKPLKAHTVPSSPATRQQGVSTVPTSGGQHGHLTGYHEEALNHSMMLDYSTTPRPNGYHFQKKQNNQPKLRQHPELMRQCSIEELRSTVQTVATSIEHSTEDVRHLGQKMVAATEMMTDSVEENAQALNLLVEVVDKLQGLIVASKHPESSPPQMLKQPPPPPPRVSSMSPKTVRKTPTPYPRCVSSSSSSCSSSSSSTSILTCADNILPPRGQMTRGTTKAVVTFGAAHLTDGSGSNGQVRLNNGAVSRSHLDDQYERDVTGCLTTKKKKKK; from the exons ATGAGACAGACGATGGAGGACG GTGTCAGTGATGTACTGTCCAGTGTGGTGACGGACGTCGGTCAAGCTGTCAGTAGAAATGTTGGAGGTGCTGAAGTCCTTCATGAACTACTGAGTGCACCATGGCTGCACGCCCTGATGAAG AGTTATGAGTGCCTGTTGCAGTTTCAGAGACTGAAGCCCAGCCCTTTTTTGCCTTATTCCTCAGGTCTCTCCCATGAG ATTATGACTGTAATGAAGAAGATTCACCATCCTTCAGCTGAAGTTAGAGAACTCTATGGCCTCCTCAACTCACCTCATATACAG GCACTGCTTTCCTCCCACGACAGCATAGCCCAGTCAGACTTTGAACCTGTTTTACCGCCTCTGCCAGAAGAGTTTCCTGAGGACGAAGAGGCCATGAGGATCGTCTGTCTGGTGAAGAACAATCAGCCACTG AATGGAGATGGGTGCAGAGGAAGTATAGGAAGAGTAGGAGTAATTCGCAGCCGTTGGAGCAGCCTTCGACGCCTCACCCTGGAGCGCCTCATCCCTGCAAGGAGGGCGTGGTCAGGGGAGGAGCTCAGCATGACTGAAAGTGAAGCCAGGCTCCTCCCCCTCCCCAGAGGAGGCCAATCCAGACCCTCTCTACCACGTTATCAGTCGACGGGGAGCTGCTGTTTGTGTCCGCAAACCACAGAGCTCTGGAGGAAAGGCCTCAACCACTCGGCGCCCTCCATCTTTAGCCCCACCTCCTGCTCGG TTTCATTATTAGAGAAACCAAAACCCAGTGACGGTGCCTTTACTGGAGGGAACAGTGATGACTATGCCTACCCTCCTCCTCCAGTCCCTGCGTACACGCTCAGCCTTCCCAACTCACCTGTCCTGTACACAAAGGGGGCTGTTGGGGGTCACTCTAGGAACATCCCCACACCTGGCAGAACCCCCTCCTGCTCTGGGATTAAACCTCTCAAAGCCCATACAGTGCCATCTAGTCCGGCAACTCGGCAACAGGGGGTTAGTACTGTCCCGACATCTGGTGGGCAACATGGCCACCTGACTGGATACCACGAAGAAGCTCTGAATCATTCCATGATGCTTGACTACTCTACAACTCCACGCCCCAATGGATACCACTTTCAGAAGAAGCAAAATAACCAACCGAAGCTTCGCCAGCATCCTGAGCTCATGAGGCAGTGCAGTATAGAGGAGCTCAGGTCCACAGTTCAGACTGTAGCCACCAGTATTGAACATAGCACCGAGGATGTGCGTCACCTGGGACAGAAGATGGTGGCGGCGACCGAAATGATGACGGACAGTGTGGAGGAGAACGCCCAGGCGCTCAACCTTTTAGTGGAGGTGGTGGATAAGCTCCAGGGACTGATTGTAGCCAGCAAACACCCAGAGTCCTCACCTCCACAGATGCTAAAACagcctcctccacctcccccaAGAGTCTCCTCGATGTCTCCGAAAACCGTCCGCAAAACTCCGACCCCCTACCCACGTTGTGTctcgtcttcttcatcttcttgctcatcttcctcttcgtcCACCTCGATCCTGACATGTGCAGACAACATTCTGCCGCCAAGAGGTCAAATGACCAGAGGTACAACGAAGGCGGTGGTGACTTTTGGTGCCGCCCATTTGACAGATGGTAGCGGTAGTAATGGACAAGTGAGGCTCAACAATGGAGCCGTGTCTAGATCTCATTTGGATGACCAATATGAACGTGACGTGACAGGCTGTTTAACgaccaagaagaagaaaaagaaatag